In the Sandaracinus amylolyticus genome, AGGATGCGAATCGCCCCGGATGACGACTTGGATCATCGCAGGCGTCGCCGGCCTCGTGCTGGTGGCCTTTCTCTTCCTCCTGCTCGGCAGGCGTCGCGACGGCGGCTCGCGAGAGCCGGCTGCGGTCGGCGTCGGCGCGGCCGGGCTCGCGGCGGGCCCGCTCGAGCGCCGTCGTGATGCGACGGGCGAAGAGGCCGGGACCAAGCTCGCGTCCAACCCGCCTCCGCCGGCCGGCGCGGCCCACCCGAACACCAGCTCGAACGTCGGCAGCATGGAGATCGAGATCTCCGAGACCGGGCTGCCGGGCGAGATCGAGGAAGACGAGCCCACCGGCCCGCAGCCGCGCATCCTCGTGACCGCGGTCGGCCAGACCGACGCGGGCCGTCGCCGCAAGCACAACGAGGACGCGTACCTCGTGCTCCAGGCGCACTCGCTCTTCGCGATCGCCGACGGCATGGGTGGCTACGCGGCGGGCGAGGTCGCGAGCCAGATGGCGATCGACGTGATCACCGCGTCGTTCGAGACCGGGCACTTCGGTGGCTCGCCGATCGCCGGGCTGCCGCGCCGTGGCGACGAGCTGGTGCGCGCGATCCAGACCGCGAACGCCGCGATCCTCAAGCAGGCGCGCGCGAACGAGGCGCAGGCGGGCATGGGCACGACGCTGGTGTCGGCGCGCTTCTCGCCGAACCGCAAGCGCGTGTACATCGCGCACGTCGGCGACAGCCGTCTCTATCGTCTCCGTGGTGGCGAGCTCACGCAGCTCACGACCGATCACACGCTCGGCGCGATGGGCATCCAGGGCCCGAGCGCGAACAAGCTGAGCCGCGCGGTCGGCGTGTTCGACGAGGTCGAGGTCGATCTCAACGTCGACGAGCCGCACAACGGCGACTACTACCTGCTCTGCTCCGACGGGCTCTCGAAGATGGTGCCCGAGGACGAGATCGCGAAGATCATCCGCGCCTCGAGCGACGATCTCGACGCGGCGGTGCGGAAGCTGATCGGCGACGCGAACGAGCGCGGCGGCAAGGACAACGTCAGCGTCATCCTGATCCGCGTCGACGAGCCGCGCTGAGTCTCCCCGGGGGGGCTGCGCGCCCCCCTGTCGACCCCCGGGCTGCGCGCGGGTCCCCATCCCGCTTGCGACGTGCGCGCTGCGCGCGCTTCCGTCTCGAGGTGCCGCGGATCTCGAACCCGCTTACGACGCGTTGCCGTCTCGAGCTGCGCGGATCCGGGCCATCGATCTCGCGGGCGCGAACCGACTCGAACGGCTGGGGTTTCCGGGCGCTCGGTGGTCTGTGTTAGCCTCGCATCGAACGCGCGATGTCCGCGCGCTTTCACCGCCTCCGAGGGCATCGCGTTGCGATCGCGCTTCGACGGGCAGAGGTGCTTGGCCGTGACTCGAGCTGAGAGAGCCGTCTCGCTGGTCCCGTCGATCGCTGCCCTGCTCGTCTTCACAGGCGCGCTCGCAGCGGGCTGCGGTGGGGGCGGCGGCGACGGTGACGACGTGGACGCGGGCGTGCGCGACGCGCAGGTCGGCGAGGGCGGAGTGGACGCGGGACGACGCGACTCGGGGCCCCCGGTCGACGCGATGGCTCCGCCGTCGTGCGAAGGCGTGACGTGCGACGCGTTCGAGTACTGCTTCGAGGGCGAGTGCGCGTCGTACCCGCCGTGCGCGGGCGACGGGACCTGCCGCGCGGGCTCCACCTGCCACTCGCGGTACTGCGTGCCCGACGACGTCGACGTCGACGGGGACGGCTCGCCGGCGGGCGAGGACTGCGACGAGGCCGATCCCGAGAACAGCCCGCTGCTCGACGAGATCTGCGACGGCGACGACGACGACTGCGACACCGAGGTCGACGAGGGCGACCCCGCCGCGATCTGCGAGTACTACCCGGGCGGCGGCGTGTGCATCGACGGCTCGTGCGGATGCCCGAGCGGCACGTTCGATCTCGATCGCGAGGTGCCGGGCTGCGAGTGCGCCGCGATGCCCGATCTCGGTCTCGGCGTGACCTGCGAGACCGCGATCGATCTCGGCTCGTTCCCCGACTCGCCGGGGCTCACGCAGGTCGTGACCGGCAACGTGCTGCCCGATGATCGCGTCGTCTGGTACCGCTTCACCGCGACCGACGTCGCCGACACGACCTGCGACAACTTCCACGTGCGCGCGCAGCTGACGTCGAACCCCGGTGACACGTTCGAGATCACCGTCTCGCGCGGGAGCTGCGCCGCGGTCGCGTGCCCGGGCCCGGTCACGCCGACGATCGACTACTCGTGGGCGACCGACTTCCGCGGCGACGTCGGAGGCGTGGTCTCGGGGCAGTGCCCGTGCTGGGCGGGCGGCACCACGCCGAGCGCGGCGGCCGCGCACTGCACCGACGACAGCGCGACCTTCTTCGTGCGGGTGCGCCGTCGGCCCGGCTCGGCGCTCAGCTGCGCGACGTACTCGCTCGAGATCTCGAACGGCGTCTACGACAGCTGAGGCCTGATCAGGGCAGATCGACGGTCAGCGCGCCGCCGAACGTCCACGCGCTCTCGGAGAGCGAGCTCGTCGCCGGGAGGCCGAAGTACCAGCCGTGGTGGACGCGCGCTTCGACCGCGACGCCGGTGACGATCGGGACGCCGATGCCGCCGCCGATGCCCGCCGACCACGCGTCGACGAGGCCGTCGCCGCGGCTCGGCAGCTGCACGCGCGAGCCGGTGATCTCGAGGTGCGGCACGAAGCCGAGCTCGGGCAGGTCGGGGCGCAACGTGAGCAGCACACCGCCGCCGAACGCCGGCGCGTCGCTCATGCCGCCGTCGGCGAACGCGACCTGGAGGAACCCGCCCGCGGCGAGCGGTCCCGCGACGTTGAACGCGACCTCCGCTCGCACGAGCGGGCGGAACGCGAGCGAGCCCGCGTCGTCGCCGGCGAGCGCGCCGCCGCTGACCGAGACGTGACCGCTCTCGGGATCGACCTCGGCCGCGTCCTCGGCGTGGGCGCCGGCTGGGACCGCGACGAGCGCGGCCACGACGAGCGCGGCGTTCCACCTGGACGTACTGCGGCCCATGTGGGCGCGACCCTTACCACGCGTGCTCAGGAGGTGCAAAACGCACTACTCTGGAACGCATGGCGATCACGGTGGAGCGCGGGGACATCACCCAGGTCGAGGTCGAGGCCATCGTGAACGCAGCGAACGAGACGCTGCTCGGTGGTGGCGGCGTCGACGGCGCGATCCATCGCGCGGCCGGGCGCGAGCTCCTCGAGGCGTGCCGCGCGCTGCCGATCGTCGAGCCTCCGCGCGTGCGTTGCCCGGTCGGCGAGGCGCGCATCACGCCGGCGTTCGGCAAGCTCCGCGCGACGTGGGTGATCCACGCGGTGGGCCCGCGCTATCGCGGCGTGTCGGAGGACGCGCGGCTGCTCGCGTCGGCGTTCCGCGCGTCGCTCGCGCTCGCCGAGGCGAACGAGGCCAAGAGCGTCGCGCTCCCCGCGATCTCGTGCGGCGTGTTCGGTTATCCGATCGACGCGGCGGCGTGCATCGCGATCGGCGTCGCGCGCGAGCGCGACTGGCGCATCGATGCGATCCGCTTCGTGCTCTTCAGCGACGACGTGCTTCGCGCCTTCCAGGACGCGCTCGCGAAGAGCGCGTCCTAGGAAGGGCCGAGGCCCTGCGCGCGCGCCGCTGCCCCCCCGACCCCGGCGCGCGCGCAGGTCTCCGGGGATAGCGCACTGCGTCGTGGCAGTCGCTCGCCCGACCGGGTGATCCCCGCGTCAGGGTCGCCGGATGCGCGAGCGCGCGGCGGTCTCGTCGAACGTGTCGGACCAGCCGTCGTAGTGGATCCGCGCGCTTCCGTCGGCGTAGGCCTGGAGCACGGTCGCGCGATACCAGGTGCCGTGCCACTCGACCCAGACCGGTGCGCCGACGCTCAGCACGTCGCTCGCGGTGAGCGCAGTGCCCGGCGTCGCGTAGGCACCGGGCACCGAGGCCGGCGGATCCGGTGGATCGTTCGCCTTCACGAAGACGATCACCGCCGCGATCACCACCACGAGCAGCGCGAACAGCACCTGCACGGCGCGCGCTCCGCCCTTCCCTGCGCGCGGCCCGGGCGGCGTCGCGGCGCGCGGCAGGATGCGCGTGGGCCCGACGTTCTCGTCCCACGAGCTCGACCAACCGTCATAGTGGACGCGCCACTCGCGCGGTCCGACGACGCCGACGACCGTCGCGTCCCACCACGAGCCGCGCCACTCGACGATCACCTTCTCGCCGACGCGATACGCGCTGTGCGGTGCGTCGACGATCTCGCCCTTACGCGCGCGCTCCGCGTCGGCGAGCGCACGATCGCGCGCCTGGTGCGCGGCGTCGCGCTCCTCGCGGAGCGCTTCGACCTCGCGCTCGAGCGCCTCGTTGCGGTGGCGGAGCGCGTCGCGATCGTCGCGGAACGACATGCGCTCGTGATCCTACTCCGATCGCACGGCGCGGAAGAGGATGCGCTCGAACGGGAAGAAGAACGGGCGCTCGTCGGGCAGGCGCGCGCGCAAGAGCTCGCGATAGCGCGCCTCGAAGGGCGCGTGGAGCTCGCGCGGCAGGCGCGTGAGGTACGCGGTGAGCAGCGTGCTGCGCGTCCAGTCGGCGACCGCGTCGCGCGTGTCGAGCACGTGTGGATAGACCTGCCTTCGCACGTGCACGTCGACGAGGCCGAGCGCGTGGAGCGCGCGCGCGTACTCGCTGATCTCGAGCACCGGAGAGATGCGTGTCCAGCCCGCGAGCGCGGCGCGGAACGGCGGCTCGGTCGCGACCTCGGCCGCGGCGGTGTGCGAGAGATGACGCTCGTTCGCGGGCACCTGCACGACGAGCTGTCCACCCGGCGCGAGGAACGACGCGAGGCGCGCGAGGAGCGCGGGGTGATCGTCGACCCAGTGGAGCGCAGCGTTCGAGAACACGAGATCGAGCGGCGCGTCGGGCGTGAACGCCTCGATCGGTGCGCGCGCGAACGAGAGCCCGGGCGCGAGGTACGCCGCGCTCTTCGCGAGCATCGTCTCGCTCGAGTCGATGCCGCGCGTGGTCGACGCAGCGAGCGTGTCGTGGACCACGCGCGTGAGCTCGCCGGTGCCGCAGCCGAGATCGACGGCGCGCATCGCGGGGCGCGGATGCACGAGCGCGAGCAGATCGTGGAAGGGCTGGGCGCGCTCGCGCGCGAAGCGCGCGTAGAGATCGGGACGCCACTCGCTCGTCATCGCGCACCGCCGATCGGCCAGAGCCACGCCGCGCCGCGCACGCCGCTCGAGTCGCCGTGCTCCGGAGGCACGATGCGCGTGGTGACGACGTCGCTGAACACCCACGAGGACAGCTGCGCGGGCACGTCGCGATAGAGCCGCGCGATCGATCCCACGCCGCCGCCGAGCACGATCACATCGGGATCGATCACGTCGATCACGATCGCGAGCGAGCGCGCGAGGCGATCCACGTAGCGCGCGAGCGTCGCCTCGCACGCAGCATCACCCGCGTCGGCGCGCGCGGCGATGGTCGGACCGTCGAGCGTCTCACCGGTCCGCGCGCGATGATCCTCGGCGAGCGCGGGGCCCGAGCACCACGTCTCCACGCAGCCGTGGCGACCGCAGTAACACGCGCGGCCGGGGCGCTCGTCGTCGCGCGGCCAGGGCAGCGGTGTGTGGCCCCACTCGCCGGCGATGCCGTGTCGACCGTTCAGCACGCTGCCGCGCACCACGACGCCGCCACCGACGCCGGTGCCGAGGATCACGCCGAACACGATCTCCGCGCCCGCTGCCGCGCCGTCGCTCGCCTCCGAGAGCGCGAAGCAATTCGCGTCGTTCGCGATGCGCACCGGACGCCCGAGCGCGCGCGACAGATCGCGATCGAGCGGGCGCTCGTTGAGACACACCGTGTTCGCGTTGCGCAGCAAACCGGTCGCGGGAGAGAGCGCGCCCGGCGTGCCCACGCCGACGCTCGCGCCCTCGCAGTCGGCCTCGCGCTCGACGGTGCGGACGAGCTCGGCGATCGCCGCGATGATCGCGTCGTACCCGTCGCGCGCCGGCGTCGCGATGCGGCGGCGCGCGGTGATGTTCCCGTCCTCCGCGAGCGCGATCGCTTCGATCTTCGTCCCGCCGAGGTCGACCCCGATTCGCATGCCCGAACGGTACGCCCCTCAGGGCTCGTCGTCGTCGCCTTCGTCGTCGTCGCCGTCGAGCTGTGCCCAGCGCGCTTCGAGCAGCGCGGCGCGACGCTCGAGCCGCTCGGCCCACCACGGCTCGGCGAGCTTCTCGCTCTCGGTCGCGACGCCTTCGGCCATCTCGCGCTCGAGCTCCTCGAAGCGCGCGACGAACGCGCTGCCCTCGTCGCCCGCGATCTCGAGATCCGAGGTGTCGCTGCGGAAGTCCGCGAGGTGCGCGCGCAGCTCGAAGAGCGCCGCCGCCGCGTGATCGAGATCGGCCCGCGCGATCGCCGAGCGGAAGCGCCCGCGCGCGAGCGTGAGGAACGCGTCGATCGCGTCCTCCCAGCGCGTGAGCCACGTCCAGAGCACGTCGAGCACCCGCCCCGAGAGCTCGAACACGCGCTCGCCGTCGCCGAGGTCCTCGTTCACCTCGATCGCGCGCACCAGCGCCTCGTGCGCGCGGCGATGGGCCTCGTCGAGCGTCTCGCTGGTCGCGTCGCCCGACTCGAAGAGCGCGTCGGCCTCGGCCTGCCAGAGATCCGCGATGCGCTCCCAGATCTCGTCCTCGCGACGGCGACCGTCGGGCACACGATCGTAGAGCGCGAGCGCGCGCCGCAGCCACGCCTCGCCGACCTCGGGATCACTGGTGCGCAGCGCGACCGCGATCGCGCGCTCGGCCTGCTCCTCGGCCTGCATCGGATCGCTGGGCTCGGGGAGATCCTGCGCCGGGAGCTGCACGCGCCCGCCGGGACGGAACCCGCTGCGCGCGGCGCGCCCCGCGGCGGCGAGACGGCCGGTCTGCTTCGCGAGCATCGCGCAGCGCTCGATCGCGCGCACCCAGCGCTCGTGATCGCGCGCCTCGAAGTACGTCGCGAGCTCCTCGAAGAGCGCGAGCGCGCCCGCGAGATCTCCCTCGAGCTCGAGCGCGCCCGCGAGGATCTCCTTGGCCTCCATGGCGAGCGCGCGATCCTCGGAGGCGATCGCGTGCTCGAGCCAGCGTCGGGTGAGCGCGAGCGTCCCGCGCTCGAGATCGCGATTGCCCCCGAGCGCGCTGCGATCGACGAGCGCCGCGACGAGATCGAGGGTGTCCTCGTCGGGCCCGACCAGCGCGCCGTCGCGCCAGAGCCGCGAGCCCGCGAGCGCCTCCGCGTCGCTCGCCGGGAGCAGCGGGTCGGCGACCAGCGCCGAGATCACGCGGGCATCCGCCGCGTCGGTGATCGACGCACGCAGGCGAGCGAGGCGCGCGCCGCGCGCGCTCTCGGACCACGGTGACTCGTCGAGCAGCTCGCGCACCCGCGCCGCGTCGACCGGGTGCATCGCCTCGAGCGCGTCGGGGCGCAGCGCCGCGAGCACGTCGAGCATCTGCTCGTGCGCGGTCACGCGCGCGCGCAACGAGAGATCCTCGGCGCCGCGTGCGCTCGCGAGATCGGCGAGGCGATCCAGCAGCATCAGCACGCGCCCGCCGTCCTCGAGCAGCGCGGGGCGCGGCAGCGGATCGCTCGCGAGCGCAGCGCGCGCGGCGAGCGCCTCACCGACACGATCGACGAGCGCCTCGAGCGTCGCGACCGTGGGCTCGCGCAGGCGCGACTCGAGCTCGGCCTCGAGCGCCTCGTCCCACGGGAAGAAGAGCGTCGACGCGATGTCCCACGCGAGCAGGCGCCCCTCGTGCTCGGGGTGCCCCGCGACGCGCGGCGCGAGCTCCGCGACCAGCGTGCGGACCGGCGCGACCTCGAGCCATCCCGAGAGCTCGTCGAGCAGGCGATCGATCTCGGGATCGGGCAGCTCGCCCTCGCGCACGAGCGCGTGGTAGTCGCGCACCGCCTGGCGCGCCTCGCCCAGCTCGCG is a window encoding:
- a CDS encoding methyltransferase domain-containing protein, which encodes MTSEWRPDLYARFARERAQPFHDLLALVHPRPAMRAVDLGCGTGELTRVVHDTLAASTTRGIDSSETMLAKSAAYLAPGLSFARAPIEAFTPDAPLDLVFSNAALHWVDDHPALLARLASFLAPGGQLVVQVPANERHLSHTAAAEVATEPPFRAALAGWTRISPVLEISEYARALHALGLVDVHVRRQVYPHVLDTRDAVADWTRSTLLTAYLTRLPRELHAPFEARYRELLRARLPDERPFFFPFERILFRAVRSE
- a CDS encoding PP2C family protein-serine/threonine phosphatase; translated protein: MTTWIIAGVAGLVLVAFLFLLLGRRRDGGSREPAAVGVGAAGLAAGPLERRRDATGEEAGTKLASNPPPPAGAAHPNTSSNVGSMEIEISETGLPGEIEEDEPTGPQPRILVTAVGQTDAGRRRKHNEDAYLVLQAHSLFAIADGMGGYAAGEVASQMAIDVITASFETGHFGGSPIAGLPRRGDELVRAIQTANAAILKQARANEAQAGMGTTLVSARFSPNRKRVYIAHVGDSRLYRLRGGELTQLTTDHTLGAMGIQGPSANKLSRAVGVFDEVEVDLNVDEPHNGDYYLLCSDGLSKMVPEDEIAKIIRASSDDLDAAVRKLIGDANERGGKDNVSVILIRVDEPR
- a CDS encoding ROK family protein — translated: MRIGVDLGGTKIEAIALAEDGNITARRRIATPARDGYDAIIAAIAELVRTVEREADCEGASVGVGTPGALSPATGLLRNANTVCLNERPLDRDLSRALGRPVRIANDANCFALSEASDGAAAGAEIVFGVILGTGVGGGVVVRGSVLNGRHGIAGEWGHTPLPWPRDDERPGRACYCGRHGCVETWCSGPALAEDHRARTGETLDGPTIAARADAGDAACEATLARYVDRLARSLAIVIDVIDPDVIVLGGGVGSIARLYRDVPAQLSSWVFSDVVTTRIVPPEHGDSSGVRGAAWLWPIGGAR
- a CDS encoding O-acetyl-ADP-ribose deacetylase, with product MAITVERGDITQVEVEAIVNAANETLLGGGGVDGAIHRAAGRELLEACRALPIVEPPRVRCPVGEARITPAFGKLRATWVIHAVGPRYRGVSEDARLLASAFRASLALAEANEAKSVALPAISCGVFGYPIDAAACIAIGVARERDWRIDAIRFVLFSDDVLRAFQDALAKSAS